A window from Mauremys reevesii isolate NIE-2019 linkage group 9, ASM1616193v1, whole genome shotgun sequence encodes these proteins:
- the TM4SF4 gene encoding transmembrane 4 L6 family member 4, with protein sequence MCSGGCAKCLGITLIPLAVLCTLANILLFFPGGEVVNNNDHITDEVWYFGGMLGSGVLMIFPALVFLGLKNNDCCGCCGNESCGKRFAMFTSIIFAAVGLLGAGYCFIVSAVALNRGPKCNDGSKWDYPFENGNYLSNTTMWTLCKSPENIIPWNLTLFSLLLIMSGIQVVLCAIQVVNGLIGTICGDCTCCGCCGSNGAI encoded by the exons ATGTGCTCCGGTGGTTGTGCCAAGTGCCTGGGAATCACCCTCATTCCTCTGGCTGTGCTATGTACTCTAGCtaatattttgctgtttttccccGGAGGAGAAGTCGTCAACAATAATGACCACATCACAGATGAAGTTTGGTACTTTGGAGGGATGTTGGGATCCGGTGTATTG ATGATCTTTCCTGCCTTGGTATTTTTGGGCCTTAAGAATAATGATTGTTGTGGATGCTGTGGTAATGAAAGCTGTGGAAAGAGGTTTGCG ATGTTTACTTCTATAATATTTGCCGCAGTTGGACTTCTGGGAGCTGGATACTGCTTTATTGTGTCAGCAGTTGCTCTAAATAGAGGCCCTAAGTGTAACGATGGCAGCAAATGGGACTATCCATTTGAGAATGG GAATTATCTAAGCAACACCACCATGTGGACCTTGTGCAAATCACCTGAAAACATAATTCCCTGGAATTTGACCCTCTTCTCCTTGTTGCTGATAATGAGTGGAATTCAAGTAGTGCTTTGTGCTATTCAGGTTGTCAATGGACTCATTGGAACAATCTGTGGGGACTGCACCTGTTGTGGATGCTGTGGG AGCAATGGAGCTATTTAA